A part of Brassica rapa cultivar Chiifu-401-42 chromosome A05, CAAS_Brap_v3.01, whole genome shotgun sequence genomic DNA contains:
- the LOC103866997 gene encoding coronatine-insensitive protein 1, whose amino-acid sequence MEDPDIKKCRLTPKKMIIATPPLSLSVDDVIEQVMPYITDSKDRDSASLVCRRWFKIDSETREHVTMALCYTSTPDRLSRRFPNLRSLKLKGKPRAAMFNLIPENWGGFVTPWVNEIAASLRRLKSVHFRRMIVSDLDLDVLAKSRLDELEALKLDKCSGFSTDGLLSIVKHCRRIKTLLMEESSFLEKDGQWLHELALHNTSLEVLNFYMTEFNKISPKDLETIARNCRRSLISVKVGDLEILELVGFFKAATNLEEFCGGSLNEDIGRPEKYMNLTFPPKLCRLGLSYLGANEMPILFPFAAQIRKLDLLYALLETEDHCTLIQKCPNLEVLETRNVIGDRGLEVLAQHCKKLKRLRIERGADEQGMEDEEGLVSQRGLIALAQGCQELEYMAVYVSDITNESLESIGTHLKNLCDFRLVLLDREERITDLPLDNGVRSLLIGCKKLRRFAFYLRQGGLTDVGLSYIGRYSPNVRWMLLGYVGETDEGLMEFSRGCPSLQKLEMRGCCFSERAIAAAVMRLPSLRYLWVQGYRASTRGQDLRLMSRPYWNIELIPSRRVPEVNQLGEVREMEHPAHILAYYSLAGERTDCPPTVKVLKEET is encoded by the exons ATGGAGGATCCCGACATCAAGAAGTGCAGACTCActccaaaaaagatgatcaTCGCAACTCCTCCTCTCTCACTCTCCGTAGATGACGTCATCGAGCAAGTCATGCCGTACATAACCGACTCCAAAGATCGAGACTCCGCCTCCCTCGTGTGCCGCAGGTGGTTCAAGATTGACTCCGAGACCAGAGAGCACGTCACCATGGCCCTCTGCTACACCTCGACCCCCGATCGCCTCAGCCGCCGGTTCCCGAATCTGAGGTCGCTCAAGCTCAAAGGGAAGCCCCGCGCGGCTATGTTCAACCTCATCCCCGAGAACTGGGGCGGGTTCGTGACGCCGTGGGTCAACGAGATCGCTGCGTCGCTGCGGAGGCTCAAGTCGGTGCACTTTAGGAGGATGATTGTTAGTGATTTGGATCTGGATGTTTTGGCTAAGTCGAGGTTAGATGAGCTTGAGgctttgaagcttgataagtgCTCTGGGTTCTCTACTGATGGGCTGTTGAGCATCGTTAAACACTGCAG gagaataaaaacattattaatggAAGAGAGTTCTTTTCTTGAAAAAGATGGTCAATGGCTACACGAGCTTGCTCTCCACAACACATCTCTCGAGGTTCTAAACTTCTACATGACCGAGTTCAACAAGATCAGCCCCAAAGACTTGGAAACCATAGCTCGAAACTGCCGCCGCTCACTGATCTCTGTGAAGGTCGGCGACTTAGAGATTTTGGAACTAGTTGGTTTCTTTAAAGCTGCAACTAACCTTGAAGAGTTCTGTGGTGGCTCCTTGAATGAGGATATTGGAAGACCTGAGAAGTACATGAACTTGACTTTCCCACCAAAACTATGCCGTTTGGGCCTCTCTTACTTGGGAGCTAATGAAATGCCTATACTGTTTCCGTTTGCTGCACAAATCCGGAAGCTGGATCTGCTTTATGCGTTGCTGGAGACTGAGGATCATTGCACACTCATTCAAAAGTGTCCTAATTTGGAAGTTCTTGAG ACAAGAAATGTAATAGGAGACAGAGGTCTAGAGGTTCTTGCACAGCACTGCAAAAAATTGAAACGGCTAAGGATTGAACGAGGTGCAGATGAACAAGGAATGGAGGACGAAGAAGGCTTAGTCTCACAAAGAGGATTAATCGCCTTAGCTCAGGGCTGCCAGGAGTTAGAATACATGGCGGTCTACGTCTCAGACATAACCAACGAGTCTCTCGAAAGCATAGGCACCCATCTGAAAAACCTCTGCGACTTCCGCCTTGTCTTACTCGACAGGGAAGAGAGAATCACAGACCTGCCGCTAGACAACGGAGTCCGTTCCCTCTTGATAGGATGCAAGAAGCTCAGACGCTTTGCGTTCTATCTCAGACAAGGAGGGTTAACAGACGTGGGGTTAAGCTACATAGGACGGTACAGCCCCAACGTGAGGTGGATGTTGCTCGGTTACGTTGGTGAAACAGACGAGGGGCTAATGGAGTTCTCGAGAGGTTGTCCGAGTCTACAGAAGCTAGAGATGAGAGGGTGTTGTTTCAGCGAGCGAGCAATCGCTGCAGCGGTTATGAGGCTGCCTTCTTTGAGATACTTGTGGGTACAAGGGTATAGAGCATCGACGAGGGGACAGGATTTGAGGTTGATGTCTAGACCGTACTGGAACATAGAGCTGATACCGTCTAGGAGAGTACCGGAAGTGAATCAGCTTGGAGaggtgagagagatggagcatCCGGCTCATATATTGGCTTACTACTCTTTGGCTGGTGAGAGAACAGATTGTCCACCAACTGTTAAAGTACTAAAGGAGGAGACATGA
- the LOC103866998 gene encoding isoamylase 1, chloroplastic, whose amino-acid sequence MMISHSLSVINTSSSLFHTKARRRRRRRSSMDALKCSSSTFLPLTNLNTLFSNHAFPKSPAPNFNRRAAQPLSLSAKDTARTSEPENVAVVEKPPPSKRFLVSDGLPSPFGATVRDNGVNFSVYSSNSVSATICLISLSDLRQNKVTEEIELDPSRNRTGHVWHVFLKGSFEDMMYGYRFDGKFSPEEGHYYDSSNILLDPYAKAIISRDEFGVLGADDNCWPQMACMVPTLGEEFDWEGDMPLKLLQKDLVIYEMHVRGFTRHESSNIEFPGTYQGVAEKLDHLQELGINCIELMPCHEFNELEYYSYNPILGDHRVNFWGYSTIGFFSPMSRYSSASSRNFAGRAINEFKTLVKEAHKRGIEVIMDVVLNHTAEGNEKGPIFSFRGVDNSVYYMLAPKGEFYNYSGCGNTFNCNHPVVRQFIVDCLRYWVTEMHVDGFRFDLGSIMSRSSSLWDAANVYGADVEGDLLTTGTPVSCPPVIDMISNDPVLRGVKLIAEAWDAGGLYQVGMFPHWGIWSEWNGKFRDVVRHFIKGTDGFSGAFAECLCGSPNLYQGGRKPWNSINFVCAHDGFTLADLVTYNNKNNLANGEENNDGENHNCSWNCGEEGDFVSISVKRLRKRQMRNFFVSLMVAQGVPMIYMGDEYGHTKGGNNNTYCHDNYLNYFRWDKKEEAHDDYFRFCRLLIKFRDECESLGLDDFPTAKRLQWHGIAPETPDWSETSRFVAFSLVDSVKKEIYVALNTSHLATLVTLPNRPGYRWEPFVDTSKPSPFDCITHDLPGRETAMKQYRHFLDANMYPMLSYSSIILLLSPIDDS is encoded by the exons ATGATGATCAGTCACTCTTTGAGTGTAATCAACACTTCCTCCTCTCTCTTTCACACAAAagctcgaagaagaagaagaagaagatcatccATGGATGCACTCAAATGCAGTAGCTCCACGTTCCTCCCCCTCACCAATCTCAACACTCTCTTCTCTAACCACGCGTTCCCTAAATCCCCCGCCCCCAATTTCAACCGTCGAGCCGCTCAGCCACTCTCCCTCTCCGCCAAGGACACAGCAAGAACCAGCGAACCCGAAAACGTCGCCGTAGTGGAGAAACCTCCTCCCTCAAAGCGATTCCTCGTCTCCGACGGACTCCCTTCCCCGTTCGGCGCCACCGTGAGAGACAACGGCGTCAATTTCTCCGTTTACTCTTCAAACTCCGTCTCCGCCACCATCTGCTTGATCTCCCTCTCCGATCTCCGTCAG AACAAAGTGACGGAGGAGATTGAGCTCGATCCGTCAAGGAATAGAACGGGCCACGTGTGGCACGTGTTCTTGAAAGGGAGTTTCGAGGATATGATGTACGGTTATAGATTCGATGGGAAGTTTTCTCCTGAAGAAGGTCATTACTATGACTCCTCCAATATCTTATTGGATCCTTACGCTAAG GCAATTATTAGCAGGGATGAGTTTGGAGTTTTGGGAGCTGATGATAATTGTTGGCCTCAAATGGCGTGTATGGTGCCCACTCTCGGTGAAGAG TTTGATTGGGAGGGGGATATGCCTCTGAAGCTTTTACAGAAGGATCTTGTCATATATGAAATGCATGTGCGAGGTTTCACAAGGCATGAATCTAGCAACATTGAGTTCCCTGGCACGTACCAGGGTGTTGCAGAGAAGCTTGATCATTTGCAG GAGCTTGGGATAAACTGCATTGAATTAATGCCATGTCACGAGTTTAATGAGCTGGAGTATTACAGCTACAATCCGATATTGGGAGATCACAG GGTAAATTTTTGGGGTTATTCTACCATTGGGTTTTTCTCGCCCATGAGCAGATACTCATCGGCAAGCTCTCGCAACTTTGCTGGAAGAGCCATTAATGAGTTCAAAACTCTTGTTAAAGAAGCACATAAACGAGGAATTGAG GTTATCATGGATGTCGTTTTGAACCACACTGCCGAAGGCAATGAAAAAGGACCTATTTTCTCATTTAGAGGAGTTGATAACAGTGTCTATTACATGCTTGCTCCAAAG GGCGAGTTCTATAATTATTCAGGCTGTGGCAATACTTTTAACTGCAATCATCCTGTAGTGCGTCAGTTCATAGTGGATTGCCTGAG ATATTGGGTAACAGAAATGCATGTTGACGGCTTCCGCTTTGATCTTGGTTCAATCATGTCAAGGAGTAGCAG CCTTTGGGATGCAGCCAATGTTTATGGGGCTGATGTAGAAGGTGACTTGCTGACCACTGGTACCCCTGTTAGCTGCCCTCCTGTAATTGACATGATAAGTAACGATCCAGTGCTTCGTGGTGTTAAG CTAATAGCTGAAGCATGGGACGCGGGTGGCCTTTACCAAGTTGGCATGTTTCCACACTGGGGTATTTGGTCTGAGTGGAACGGAAAG TTCCGGGATGTTGTTAGACACTTCATAAAAGGCACCGATGGCTTTTCCGGTGCTTTTGCTGAATGTCTCTGTGGAAGCCCAAATTTGTATCAG GGAGGGAGGAAACCATGGAACAGCATCAATTTTGTATGTGCGCATGATGGTTTTACTTTGGCGGATTTAGTCACTTACAACAATAAGAATAACTTGGCAAATGGAGAAGAGAATAATGATGGAGAGAACCACAACTGCAGCTGGAACTGCGGAGAG GAGGGAGACTTTGTGAGTATCTCAGTGAAGAGATTAAGGAAACGACAGATGCGAAATTTCTTTGTTTCCCTCATGGTTGCCCAG GGCGTCCCGATGATCTACATGGGAGATGAATATGGTCATACGAAAGGGGGGAACAACAACACCTATTGCCATGACAACTAT TTAAACTATTTTAGGTGGGATAAAAAGGAAGAAGCACATGATGACTACTTCAGATTCTGCCGTCTTCTGATCAAGTTCCGTGA TGAATGTGAATCACTTGGCCTGGACGACTTCCCAACCGCAAAGCGTCTGCAGTGGCATGGTATTGCTCCTGAGACGCCAGATTGGTCTGAAACAAGTCGGTTCGTTGCATTTTCACTG GTGGATTCAGTGAAGAAAGAAATATATGTGGCCTTGAACACGAGTCATTTAGCCACACTAGTGACACTGCCTAACCGGCCTGGATACCGATGGGAGCCATTCGTAGACACGAGCAAACCAAGCCCTTTCGACTGCATAACACACGATCTCCCAGGGAGAGAGACGGCGATGAAGCAGTACAGACACTTCTTAGATGCAAATATGTATCCAATGCTCAGTTACTCTTCCATCATCCTCCTCCTTTCACCAATCGACGACAGCTGA
- the LOC103866999 gene encoding uncharacterized protein At2g39920 isoform X1, whose amino-acid sequence MYDMILHESSTVCSTIFEFIFLFFFAWLHEIGKGRQKSPPQIILQKEGRLCSDLDRVKILFIALKLLQVVFAKIRFKMSAYAHQMERELSGLTSRGNSEMGSRFSIDSGCYMTSLAATIFIASLVTFGVLMVTLLIAISTMLQSCENKNSGIIQVQRRLVVDDESLSYCRILSLHSNLNSLDEEELPLLCRDVALQRIKQGIYLRELNFTIQMVLTYFKTIKPGNDNRDVVVMDIDDINLIKQEVYIEEAKHQRSKLILELYSKLRSQGYSMVLLSRNSTAEQLKSRGYSDWSGLIMREDARQKEELERDYRIVGVIGNHMDVLTGQRSWQSKRLFKLPSLTYNDIFGLQ is encoded by the exons ATGTATGACATGATCCTTCACGAGTCTTCTACCGTCTGCAGTACCATTTTTGAGTttatattcctttttttttttgcatggcTCCACGAGATTGGGAAAGGAAGACAAAAATCACCGCCTCAAATTATATTACAAAAAGA GGGCAGATTGTGTTCAGATCTTGATCGAGTAAAGATTCTCTTTATAGCTTTGAAGCTTCTACAAG TTGTTTTTGCTAAAATAAGGTTTAAAATGTCGGCTTATGCGCATCAGATGGAGAGAGAACTCTCAGGTCTCACCAGCCGAGGCAATTCCG AGATGGGAAGTCGGTTTTCGATAGATTCAGGATGTTACATGACATCTTTGGCAGCTACCATCTTCATTGCTTCTCTTGTGACATTCGGAGTCTTGATGGTTACACTTCTTATAGCTATATCAACCATGTTACAAAGCTGCGAAAACAAAAACTCTGGAATCATCCAGGTTCAACGAAGacttgttgttgatgatgagaGTTTGAGTTACTGCAGAATCTTGTCTCTACACTCTAACCTCAACAGCTTGGATGAAGAAGAGTTACCGTTGTTATGTAGAGACGTTGCTTTACAAAGAATCAAACAAGGAATCTACTTGAGAGAGTTGAACTTTACTATTCAAATGGTTCTCACTTACTTCAAGACCATCAAACCAGGGAATGATAACCGGGATGTTGTTGTGATGGATATTGATGACATCAACCT GATAAAACAAGAGGTTTACATTGAAGAAGCAAAGCATCAGAGAAGCAAACTAATACTTGAACTATACTCTAAGCTAAGATCACAAGGCTATTCAATGGTTCTTTTATCAAGAAACTCCACAGCTGAGCAGTTAAAATCTAGAGGATACAGTGATTGGTCCGGTTTGATCATGAG GGAAGATGCAAGACAGAAGGAAGAGTTGGAAAGAGACTACCGCATAGTTGGAGTCATTGGTAATCACATGGATGTGTTAACAGGCCAGAGGAGCTGGCAAAGCAAGCGTCTGTTCAAGCTTCCAAGTCTTACCTATAATGATATCTTTGGATTACAGTGA
- the LOC103866999 gene encoding uncharacterized protein At2g39920 isoform X2 — protein sequence MSAYAHQMERELSGLTSRGNSEMGSRFSIDSGCYMTSLAATIFIASLVTFGVLMVTLLIAISTMLQSCENKNSGIIQVQRRLVVDDESLSYCRILSLHSNLNSLDEEELPLLCRDVALQRIKQGIYLRELNFTIQMVLTYFKTIKPGNDNRDVVVMDIDDINLIKQEVYIEEAKHQRSKLILELYSKLRSQGYSMVLLSRNSTAEQLKSRGYSDWSGLIMREDARQKEELERDYRIVGVIGNHMDVLTGQRSWQSKRLFKLPSLTYNDIFGLQ from the exons ATGTCGGCTTATGCGCATCAGATGGAGAGAGAACTCTCAGGTCTCACCAGCCGAGGCAATTCCG AGATGGGAAGTCGGTTTTCGATAGATTCAGGATGTTACATGACATCTTTGGCAGCTACCATCTTCATTGCTTCTCTTGTGACATTCGGAGTCTTGATGGTTACACTTCTTATAGCTATATCAACCATGTTACAAAGCTGCGAAAACAAAAACTCTGGAATCATCCAGGTTCAACGAAGacttgttgttgatgatgagaGTTTGAGTTACTGCAGAATCTTGTCTCTACACTCTAACCTCAACAGCTTGGATGAAGAAGAGTTACCGTTGTTATGTAGAGACGTTGCTTTACAAAGAATCAAACAAGGAATCTACTTGAGAGAGTTGAACTTTACTATTCAAATGGTTCTCACTTACTTCAAGACCATCAAACCAGGGAATGATAACCGGGATGTTGTTGTGATGGATATTGATGACATCAACCT GATAAAACAAGAGGTTTACATTGAAGAAGCAAAGCATCAGAGAAGCAAACTAATACTTGAACTATACTCTAAGCTAAGATCACAAGGCTATTCAATGGTTCTTTTATCAAGAAACTCCACAGCTGAGCAGTTAAAATCTAGAGGATACAGTGATTGGTCCGGTTTGATCATGAG GGAAGATGCAAGACAGAAGGAAGAGTTGGAAAGAGACTACCGCATAGTTGGAGTCATTGGTAATCACATGGATGTGTTAACAGGCCAGAGGAGCTGGCAAAGCAAGCGTCTGTTCAAGCTTCCAAGTCTTACCTATAATGATATCTTTGGATTACAGTGA
- the LOC103867000 gene encoding LIM domain-containing protein WLIM2a produces MSFTGTQQKCRACEKTVYPMELLSADGVPFHKSCFKCSHCKSTLQLSNYSSMEGVLYCKPHFEQLFKETGSFNKNFQSPAKPLTDKPTPELTRTPSRVAGMFSGTQDKCATCSKTVYPIEKVTVESQCYHKSCFKCSHGGCPISPSNYAALEGILYCKHHFAQLFKEKGSYNHLIKSASIKRSAAAATAAAAVEAVPES; encoded by the exons ATGTCGTTTACTGGAACGCAGCAGAAGTGCAGGGCGTGTGAGAAGACAGTGTACCCTATGGAGCTTCTCTCAGCTGATGGTGTCCCTTTCCACAAGTCTTGCTTCAAGTGCTCTCACTGCAAATCCACCCTTCAA CTGAGCAACTATTCATCAATGGAAGGTGTGTTGTACTGTAAGCCTCACTTTGAGCAGCTCTTCAAGGAGACTGGTAGCTTCAACAAGAACTTTCAATCAC CTGCAAAGCCATTAACAGACAAACCAACACCTGAGCTG ACAAGAACACCTAGCCGAGTTGCTGGAATGTTCTCTGGAACGCAAGATAAATGCGCTACTTGCAGTAAAACAGTGTACCCTATCGAGAAGGTAACCGTGGAGAGCCAGTGTTACCACAAGTCTTGCTTCAAGTGTTCGCACGGAGGCTGTCCTATCTCTCCATCGAACTACGCAGCGCTTGAAGGGATCTTGTACTGCAAACACCATTTCGCTCAGCTTTTCAAGGAGAAAGGAAGTTACAATCACCTCATCAAATCTGCTTCCATCAAACGCTCCGCCGCTGCGGccactgctgctgctgctgtagAAGCCGTCCCTGAATCTTAA